One genomic segment of Amycolatopsis sp. WQ 127309 includes these proteins:
- a CDS encoding response regulator transcription factor: MSDSGEQTPAPRRIRVGVIEDHPLYRYALTRVLTEAPDIELGAVADSVARFAVQEQPAGSVVVLDLKLRGVQDAAAVLEVGHMGHKVLVVSAHAEQPEVLGAMQAGAKGFLSKDVDGDELLRAIRTIADDNAYVSPTLAGMIIQDSEERHAGPKIVLSEREKQVLRLVAAGERDVDVAEILNISVRTVRSYLDRIRDKTGERRRAGFVRVAIREGLLR; this comes from the coding sequence GTGAGCGACTCCGGCGAGCAGACCCCGGCCCCGCGGCGCATCCGCGTCGGCGTGATCGAGGACCACCCGCTCTACCGGTACGCGCTGACCCGCGTGCTCACCGAGGCCCCGGACATCGAGCTGGGCGCGGTCGCCGACTCGGTGGCCCGCTTCGCCGTGCAGGAACAGCCGGCCGGCAGCGTCGTGGTGCTCGACCTCAAGCTGCGTGGCGTCCAGGACGCGGCCGCGGTCCTGGAGGTGGGGCACATGGGGCACAAGGTGCTGGTGGTGTCCGCGCACGCGGAGCAGCCCGAGGTGCTGGGCGCGATGCAGGCGGGCGCGAAGGGCTTCCTGTCGAAGGACGTCGACGGCGACGAGCTGCTGCGCGCCATCCGCACGATCGCCGACGACAACGCCTACGTGTCGCCGACGCTGGCCGGGATGATCATCCAGGACAGCGAGGAGCGGCACGCCGGGCCGAAGATAGTGCTGTCGGAGCGCGAGAAGCAGGTGCTGCGCCTGGTGGCGGCGGGCGAGCGGGACGTCGACGTCGCGGAGATCCTCAACATCAGCGTCCGCACGGTCCGCTCCTACCTGGACCGCATCCGCGACAAGACGGGCGAACGCCGCCGCGCGGGCTTCGTCCGGGTGGCGATCCGCGAAGGCCTGCTCCGCTAA
- a CDS encoding MBL fold metallo-hydrolase, which yields MPFDVIVLGSASPYPRPGEPCSGYLVRSAGATLWLDAGPGTLAALQEHTTLTDIDAIWISHLHADHVADLLPAVYALLFADLRPARPVPLYGPPGIAARLGAFLTNTAAAPIGEAFEVHELHDGHFAEAGGLTLATTAVDHGFPAFGVRVTDGDRVLAYSGDTGPCAALTELANGADLFLCEADGPEPSTVHLTPEDAARAAHGSGRLALTHLGPFLGAADAVERASAVHPGPVEVATPGAVFAV from the coding sequence ATGCCGTTCGACGTGATCGTGCTGGGCAGTGCCAGCCCCTACCCGCGCCCCGGCGAGCCGTGCTCGGGGTACCTCGTGCGCAGCGCGGGCGCCACGCTCTGGCTGGACGCCGGGCCCGGCACCCTGGCCGCGCTGCAGGAGCACACCACCCTCACCGACATCGACGCGATCTGGATCTCGCACCTGCACGCGGACCACGTCGCCGACCTGCTGCCGGCGGTGTACGCGCTGCTGTTCGCCGACCTCCGCCCGGCGCGGCCGGTCCCGCTGTACGGCCCGCCGGGCATCGCGGCCCGGCTCGGCGCGTTCCTGACGAACACCGCGGCGGCGCCGATCGGCGAGGCGTTCGAGGTGCACGAACTGCACGACGGTCACTTCGCCGAGGCCGGCGGGCTGACACTGGCGACCACCGCGGTGGACCACGGCTTCCCGGCGTTCGGCGTCCGCGTGACCGACGGCGACCGGGTGCTGGCGTACTCCGGTGACACCGGCCCGTGCGCCGCGCTCACCGAACTGGCCAACGGCGCCGACCTGTTCCTCTGCGAGGCGGACGGGCCGGAGCCGTCGACGGTGCACCTGACGCCGGAGGACGCCGCCCGGGCCGCGCACGGCTCCGGGCGGCTCGCGCTGACCCACCTCGGGCCGTTCCTCGGCGCCGCCGACGCCGTCGAGCGCGCCTCGGCCGTCCACCCGGGACCGGTCGAGGTCGCGACCCCCGGCGCGGTGTTCGCGGTCTAG
- a CDS encoding MMPL family transporter, with protein sequence MATFLYRLGRLSFRRRALVAAVWAAVLVALGLGALTLSGQLSNSVTIPGTESQRAIDQLTEKFPQANAGGATARVVIEAPAGTTVADARGKATVEALVGQLKTAPKVSSVVDPFQAQSISPDKRVALAQVSYGAKAYELTDEDRQALLNTANAARAAGFTVELGGDAVQGIPETGATEGLGVAVAAVVLIITFGSLIAAGIPLLTALIGVGTGMGGIFLASGFLELNSNTPILALMIGLAVGIDYALFIVSRYRHELKLGRSPEEAAGRATGTAGSAVVFAGLTVIIALAGLTVIGIPFLGQMGVAAAVTVAVAVVIALTLLPAILGFAGKRVAGERIRLRRKPVETTHGERWARFVARHRWPVLLVALAGMAVVALPALGMQLGLPNDSTAAPESTQHKAYEIVSRSFGEGANGPLLVVVDVGSSTNRQAALGQAAADIQKLPDVAAVTPPKVNQNGDTALLSVIPKSGPSSTQTEDLVAAIRTESGTLQEATGAKLAVTGQTAANIDVSEKLSDAMLPYLALIVGLAFILLMLVFRSVVVPLKATIGFLGSVAATFGAVVAVFQWGWLTDLLGVESTGPIMSMLPILLIGVLFGLAMDYQVFLVTRMREEHVHGAEPQEAMVTGFRHGARVVVAAALIMISVFAGFILAESTLIQSIGFALAFGVLVDAFVVRMTLVPAVMSLLGRGAWWLPKWLDRILPDVDVEGEKLTKHLDDAPGDDPRELVGASR encoded by the coding sequence GTGGCGACCTTCCTATACCGGCTGGGCCGGTTGTCGTTCCGGCGGCGCGCGCTGGTCGCGGCCGTCTGGGCGGCCGTACTCGTGGCCCTCGGACTGGGCGCGCTGACGCTGTCGGGCCAGCTGTCCAACTCGGTGACCATCCCCGGCACCGAGTCGCAGCGGGCGATCGACCAGCTCACCGAGAAGTTCCCGCAGGCCAACGCCGGGGGCGCCACCGCGCGCGTCGTGATCGAGGCCCCGGCCGGGACCACCGTGGCCGACGCCCGGGGCAAGGCCACCGTCGAGGCGCTCGTCGGGCAGCTGAAGACCGCGCCGAAGGTGTCGAGCGTCGTCGACCCGTTCCAGGCCCAGTCGATCTCGCCCGACAAGCGCGTCGCCCTCGCGCAGGTCAGCTACGGCGCGAAGGCCTACGAGCTCACCGACGAGGACCGCCAGGCGCTGCTGAACACCGCGAACGCCGCCCGCGCGGCCGGGTTCACCGTCGAGCTCGGCGGCGACGCGGTGCAGGGCATCCCCGAAACCGGCGCGACCGAAGGCCTGGGCGTCGCGGTCGCGGCCGTCGTGTTGATCATCACCTTCGGCTCGCTGATCGCCGCCGGGATCCCGCTGCTCACCGCGCTGATCGGCGTCGGCACCGGGATGGGCGGCATCTTCCTCGCCTCCGGCTTCCTCGAGCTGAACTCGAACACGCCGATCCTGGCGCTGATGATCGGGCTCGCCGTCGGCATCGACTACGCGTTGTTCATCGTGTCGCGCTACCGGCACGAGCTCAAGCTCGGCCGCAGTCCCGAGGAAGCCGCGGGCCGCGCGACCGGCACCGCCGGGTCCGCCGTCGTCTTCGCCGGTCTCACCGTGATCATCGCGCTGGCCGGGCTGACCGTCATCGGCATCCCGTTCCTCGGCCAGATGGGCGTGGCCGCCGCGGTCACCGTCGCGGTCGCCGTCGTCATCGCACTGACGCTGCTGCCCGCCATCCTCGGCTTCGCCGGGAAGCGGGTCGCCGGCGAGCGGATCCGCCTGCGCCGCAAGCCGGTCGAGACGACGCACGGCGAGCGCTGGGCGCGGTTCGTCGCCCGCCACCGCTGGCCGGTGCTGCTCGTCGCGCTGGCCGGGATGGCCGTCGTCGCGCTGCCCGCGCTCGGCATGCAGCTCGGCCTGCCCAACGACAGCACCGCCGCGCCGGAGTCCACGCAACACAAGGCGTACGAGATCGTCAGCCGCAGCTTCGGCGAAGGCGCGAACGGGCCGCTGCTGGTCGTCGTCGACGTCGGCTCGAGCACCAACCGCCAGGCCGCGCTCGGCCAGGCCGCGGCCGACATCCAGAAGCTGCCCGACGTCGCCGCCGTCACCCCGCCGAAGGTCAACCAGAACGGTGACACGGCGTTGCTCTCGGTGATCCCCAAGAGCGGGCCGAGCAGCACCCAGACCGAAGACCTCGTCGCGGCGATCCGCACCGAATCCGGGACGCTGCAGGAGGCGACCGGCGCGAAGCTGGCCGTCACCGGGCAGACGGCGGCGAACATCGACGTCTCGGAGAAGCTGTCCGACGCGATGCTGCCCTACCTCGCCCTGATCGTCGGGCTGGCGTTCATCCTGCTGATGCTGGTGTTCCGCTCGGTCGTGGTGCCGCTGAAGGCGACGATCGGCTTCCTCGGCTCGGTCGCCGCGACGTTCGGCGCCGTGGTCGCGGTGTTCCAGTGGGGCTGGCTGACGGACCTGCTCGGCGTCGAGTCGACCGGGCCGATCATGAGCATGCTGCCGATCCTGCTCATCGGTGTCCTCTTCGGACTCGCGATGGACTACCAGGTGTTCCTGGTGACGCGGATGCGCGAGGAGCACGTCCACGGCGCCGAACCCCAGGAGGCCATGGTCACCGGCTTCCGGCACGGCGCCCGCGTGGTCGTCGCGGCGGCGCTGATCATGATCAGCGTGTTCGCCGGGTTCATCCTGGCCGAGTCGACGCTGATCCAGTCGATCGGCTTCGCGCTGGCGTTCGGCGTGCTGGTGGACGCGTTCGTGGTCCGGATGACGCTGGTGCCGGCCGTGATGTCGCTGCTCGGCCGCGGTGCCTGGTGGCTGCCGAAGTGGCTCGACCGGATCCTGCCGGACGTCGACGTCGAGGGCGAGAAGCTCACGAAGCACCTGGACGACGCCCCCGGCGACGACCCGCGCGAACTGGTCGGCGCGAGCCGCTAG
- the hisB gene encoding imidazoleglycerol-phosphate dehydratase HisB produces the protein MTRIGKVERTTKESSISVQLDLDGTGEVEISTGVPFYDHMLTAFGVHGSLDLKVEATGDVHIDAHHTVEDTAIVLGQAIRQALGDKSGIRRFGDAWIPMDETLAHATIDVSGRPYCVHVGEPEQFTTFTIGGNYPFVLTRHVFDSLAFHAQIALHVRVIHGRDPHHIAEAEYKAVARALRAATEPDPRAGGIPSTKGVL, from the coding sequence ATGACGCGCATCGGCAAGGTCGAGCGGACCACCAAGGAGTCCTCGATCTCCGTGCAGCTGGACCTCGACGGCACGGGCGAGGTGGAGATCTCGACCGGCGTCCCGTTCTACGACCACATGCTGACGGCGTTCGGCGTGCACGGCTCGCTGGACCTCAAGGTCGAGGCGACGGGCGACGTCCACATCGACGCGCACCACACGGTCGAGGACACGGCGATCGTGCTCGGCCAGGCGATCCGCCAGGCCCTGGGCGACAAGAGCGGCATCCGCCGCTTCGGCGACGCCTGGATCCCGATGGACGAAACCCTGGCCCACGCGACGATCGACGTCTCGGGCCGGCCGTACTGCGTGCACGTGGGCGAGCCGGAGCAGTTCACCACCTTCACGATCGGCGGCAACTACCCGTTCGTGCTGACCCGCCACGTGTTCGACTCGCTGGCGTTCCACGCCCAGATAGCGCTGCACGTCCGCGTCATCCACGGCCGCGACCCGCACCACATCGCGGAGGCGGAGTACAAGGCGGTGGCCCGTGCCCTGCGCGCGGCAACGGAACCGGACCCCCGCGCGGGCGGCATCCCCTCCACGAAGGGCGTGCTCTAG
- a CDS encoding carbon-nitrogen hydrolase family protein, producing the protein MARIALCQLNSGDDPEANLKLVRSGVEAAVADGARIVVFPEATMARFGRPLDTVAEPLDGPWASAVAAVAAEHDVVVVAGMFTPADRRVRNTLLVTGGGHHRGYDKIHLYDAFGFAESDTVAPGASLTTFEFEGVVYGVATCYDVRFPELFRSLADDGADVVLLPASWGAGEGKREQWEVLVRARALDSGCWVLACGQADPAATGVTVNPKAPTGIGHSLASDGFGRVHAAAGPGAETLVVDVDPAISARARTATGALANRRL; encoded by the coding sequence GTGGCGCGAATCGCGTTGTGCCAGCTCAACTCGGGTGACGACCCGGAAGCGAACCTGAAGCTGGTTCGCTCGGGCGTCGAAGCGGCGGTCGCCGACGGCGCCCGGATCGTCGTGTTCCCGGAGGCGACGATGGCGCGCTTCGGCCGGCCCCTCGACACGGTCGCCGAGCCGCTGGACGGGCCGTGGGCGTCGGCGGTCGCGGCGGTGGCGGCCGAGCACGACGTGGTGGTCGTCGCCGGGATGTTCACCCCGGCGGACCGCCGGGTGCGCAACACGCTGCTGGTCACCGGCGGCGGGCACCACCGCGGCTACGACAAGATCCACCTCTACGACGCGTTCGGCTTCGCCGAGTCCGACACCGTGGCGCCGGGCGCTTCGTTGACGACGTTCGAGTTCGAAGGCGTCGTCTACGGCGTCGCGACGTGCTACGACGTCCGGTTCCCGGAGCTGTTCCGGTCGCTGGCCGACGACGGCGCCGACGTCGTGCTGCTGCCGGCGTCGTGGGGCGCGGGCGAGGGCAAGCGCGAGCAGTGGGAGGTCCTGGTACGGGCCCGCGCGCTGGACTCGGGCTGCTGGGTCCTGGCGTGCGGCCAGGCCGACCCGGCGGCGACGGGCGTCACGGTGAACCCGAAGGCGCCGACGGGCATCGGCCACTCCCTGGCGTCCGACGGCTTCGGCCGGGTGCACGCCGCGGCGGGCCCGGGCGCGGAGACGCTGGTGGTGGACGTCGACCCGGCGATTTCCGCGCGAGCCCGCACGGCGACCGGCGCCCTGGCCAACCGCCGGCTTTGA
- a CDS encoding histidinol-phosphate transaminase: MTIGEEITLDELPLRDDLRGKSPYGAPQLDVPVRLNTNENPYPPPPELVADVAEAVRAEAAELHRYPDRDALELRHDLADYLSVSTRVVLTEENVWAANGSNEVLQQILQAFGGPGRSALGFEPSYSMHPIIASGTRTEWLPAPRRADFTLDTAAAASVIAEKRPDIVFVTSPNNPTGGSIPLDELRVVLDAATGIVVVDEAYAEFSSQPSAVELLADYPARLIVSRTMSKAFAFAGGRLGYLAAAPAVVDALLLVRLPYHLSRLTQAAARAALRHADATLGTVHKLAAERDRVVEALAGLGFDPVPSDSNFVLFGRFAAPSVAWKSYLDRGVLIRDPGIPGHLRVSIGTPEENDAFLEASKEVSR; the protein is encoded by the coding sequence ATGACCATCGGCGAAGAGATCACGCTGGACGAGCTGCCGCTGCGCGACGACCTGCGCGGCAAGTCGCCCTACGGCGCGCCGCAGCTGGACGTCCCGGTCCGGCTCAACACCAACGAGAACCCGTACCCGCCGCCGCCCGAGCTGGTCGCGGACGTCGCCGAGGCCGTCCGCGCGGAGGCGGCCGAGCTGCACCGCTACCCGGACCGCGACGCCCTCGAGCTGCGTCACGACCTGGCCGACTACCTGAGCGTGTCGACGCGGGTCGTGCTCACCGAGGAGAACGTCTGGGCCGCCAACGGGTCCAACGAGGTGCTGCAGCAGATCCTGCAGGCCTTCGGCGGTCCCGGGCGCAGCGCGCTCGGCTTCGAGCCGTCGTACTCGATGCACCCGATCATCGCGTCGGGCACGCGCACCGAGTGGCTCCCGGCGCCGCGCCGCGCCGACTTCACGCTCGACACGGCCGCGGCGGCGTCGGTGATCGCTGAGAAGCGGCCGGACATCGTGTTCGTCACCAGCCCGAACAACCCGACCGGCGGCTCGATCCCGCTCGACGAGCTGCGCGTGGTGCTGGACGCGGCCACCGGGATCGTCGTCGTCGACGAGGCGTACGCGGAGTTCTCGTCGCAGCCCAGCGCGGTCGAACTGCTGGCCGACTACCCGGCGCGGCTGATCGTGTCGCGCACGATGAGCAAGGCGTTCGCCTTCGCCGGCGGCCGCCTCGGTTACCTGGCGGCGGCCCCCGCGGTCGTCGACGCGCTGCTGCTGGTGCGCCTGCCGTACCACCTCTCGCGGCTGACCCAGGCGGCCGCACGCGCTGCGCTGCGCCACGCCGACGCGACGCTGGGCACCGTGCACAAGCTGGCGGCGGAACGCGACCGCGTCGTGGAGGCGTTGGCGGGCTTGGGATTCGACCCGGTGCCGAGCGACTCGAACTTCGTCCTCTTCGGACGGTTCGCTGCGCCTTCGGTGGCCTGGAAGTCCTATTTGGACAGAGGCGTGCTGATCCGGGACCCGGGCATCCCCGGGCACCTGCGCGTCAGCATCGGCACCCCGGAGGAGAACGACGCCTTCCTCGAGGCGAGTAAGGAAGTATCACGATGA
- the eccB gene encoding type VII secretion protein EccB, protein MWTQRDQIQAYQFLRRRLVSALVAADANHPVSPSRRLVLGTVLGLVAALLVTAVFGIIGLLNPSGGKDWLAGGKVIVEEGTGARFVLGADGVLHPVLNYASARLLAGGNGDATVSVSSENLGKAGRGAQIGIAGAPDSLPAAPALVTAPWTSCSRTTQDAPASAEPRTAVLLAAPASGVELPRDQGVIVRLPQGERFLLAGGRRYKLGDEAATALQFDSYPTIAVSARWIDTVASGRDLTALPVDGAGGRGPVVGGRDTRVGEVLSVVDAMAAPGTATSYYLVRADGLEPVGQTEASLLVTTEANAAAYAGTPAPVQVRAADVAGAPKLAAPRAGGADPAAFPDRIPGKAPITGNSVTLCSQGNRLLVSAELPLPAGSRAIQVATRSEARVADEVFVPPSGGAVVVEAGSATTYLVTDTGLKYPVVNTQALASLGYGGVARQSIAGSLLALVPTGPALDPVTAGRPAPSGGTG, encoded by the coding sequence GTGTGGACGCAGCGGGACCAGATCCAGGCGTACCAGTTCCTCCGCCGCAGGCTGGTCTCCGCGCTCGTCGCCGCCGACGCCAACCACCCCGTCTCGCCCAGCCGCCGCCTCGTGCTCGGCACCGTCCTGGGCCTCGTCGCCGCCCTGCTCGTGACCGCCGTCTTCGGCATCATCGGCCTGCTGAACCCCTCCGGCGGCAAGGACTGGCTGGCCGGCGGCAAGGTGATCGTCGAAGAGGGCACCGGCGCGCGGTTCGTCCTCGGCGCCGACGGCGTGCTGCACCCGGTCCTCAACTACGCCTCCGCCCGGCTGCTGGCCGGCGGCAACGGCGACGCGACCGTTTCGGTGTCCTCGGAGAACCTCGGCAAGGCCGGGCGCGGCGCCCAGATCGGCATCGCCGGCGCCCCCGACTCGCTGCCCGCGGCGCCGGCGCTGGTCACCGCGCCCTGGACGAGCTGCAGCCGGACCACCCAGGACGCGCCCGCGTCGGCCGAGCCGCGCACCGCCGTCCTGCTCGCCGCGCCCGCGTCCGGCGTCGAACTGCCGCGTGACCAGGGCGTCATCGTCCGGCTGCCGCAGGGCGAGAGGTTCCTGCTCGCCGGCGGCCGCCGCTACAAGCTCGGCGACGAGGCCGCGACCGCGCTGCAGTTCGACAGCTACCCGACGATCGCGGTGTCCGCCCGCTGGATCGACACCGTCGCCTCCGGGCGGGACCTCACCGCGCTGCCGGTCGACGGCGCCGGCGGCCGCGGGCCTGTCGTGGGCGGCCGCGACACGCGCGTCGGCGAAGTGCTTTCCGTGGTCGACGCGATGGCCGCGCCCGGCACCGCGACGTCGTACTACCTGGTCCGCGCGGACGGGCTCGAGCCGGTCGGGCAGACCGAGGCGAGCCTGCTGGTGACGACCGAGGCCAACGCGGCGGCCTACGCCGGCACGCCGGCGCCGGTCCAGGTGCGCGCCGCCGACGTCGCCGGGGCGCCGAAGCTCGCCGCGCCCCGCGCCGGTGGCGCCGACCCGGCCGCCTTCCCGGACCGCATCCCCGGCAAGGCGCCGATCACCGGGAACTCGGTGACGCTGTGCAGTCAGGGGAACCGGTTGCTCGTTTCGGCCGAACTTCCGCTGCCCGCCGGATCCCGGGCCATCCAGGTCGCGACCCGCTCCGAAGCACGGGTGGCGGACGAGGTGTTCGTGCCGCCGTCGGGAGGTGCGGTGGTCGTCGAAGCGGGTTCGGCGACGACGTACTTGGTGACCGACACGGGCTTGAAGTATCCGGTGGTGAACACACAGGCGCTGGCCTCGCTGGGGTACGGAGGAGTGGCCCGCCAGTCGATCGCAGGTAGTTTGCTCGCATTGGTGCCGACGGGCCCCGCGCTGGATCCGGTCACCGCCGGCCGGCCGGCCCCGTCGGGTGGAACGGGGTGA
- a CDS encoding response regulator transcription factor: MTEERSTEDALAAMGKIRVAVVEDHPLYRVSVERVLAEADFVELGAVVDSVARFHVHRQPPGSVVLLDLGLPGVAGAAAVLEVCELGHHVLVVSAQAEPDVVLGAIAAGARGFLSKDVDADELLIAIKTVADGGAYVSAVVAGMIIKDNADRPVTAAEVELSPREEQVLRLVAAGERDVDIALILGIGVRTVRGYLDRIRDKTGERRRPGLVKEAIRRGLIGGSGPRRGGRK; encoded by the coding sequence ATGACAGAAGAGCGCTCGACCGAAGACGCACTGGCCGCGATGGGCAAGATCCGGGTCGCGGTCGTCGAGGACCACCCGCTGTACCGCGTTTCCGTGGAGCGCGTGCTGGCCGAGGCCGACTTCGTCGAGCTCGGCGCGGTGGTCGACTCGGTCGCGCGCTTCCACGTCCATCGGCAGCCGCCGGGCAGCGTGGTGCTGCTCGACCTCGGCCTCCCGGGTGTCGCGGGCGCGGCGGCCGTGCTGGAGGTCTGCGAGCTGGGCCACCACGTGCTCGTCGTGTCCGCCCAGGCGGAACCGGACGTCGTGCTCGGCGCGATCGCGGCCGGCGCGCGCGGTTTCCTGTCGAAGGACGTCGACGCCGACGAGCTGCTGATCGCGATCAAGACGGTCGCCGACGGCGGCGCGTACGTCTCGGCGGTGGTCGCCGGGATGATCATCAAGGACAACGCCGACCGCCCGGTCACCGCGGCGGAGGTCGAGCTGTCACCGCGTGAGGAACAGGTGCTGCGGCTGGTCGCGGCGGGGGAGCGGGACGTCGACATCGCCCTGATCCTCGGCATCGGCGTCCGGACGGTGCGCGGCTACCTCGACCGGATCCGCGACAAGACGGGCGAACGCCGGCGGCCGGGGCTGGTCAAGGAAGCCATCCGGCGCGGTCTCATCGGCGGGTCCGGCCCGCGGCGCGGCGGTCGCAAGTGA
- the hisD gene encoding histidinol dehydrogenase, translated as MLNRTDLRGQVPTAAELRATLPRAEYDVDAALHQVRPVVEAVRDRGVEAVLEYTEKFDKVRPVSVRVPRERLTQALAQLDPAVRAALEESITRARKVHEGQRRTDVTTTVVDGGTVTEKWVPVERVGLYAPGGLAVYPSTVVMNVVPAQIAGVGSLVVCSPPQAGFAGLPHPTILAAAELLGVDEVWAVGGAQAVALLAYGGTDTDGTELTPVDVVTGPGNIYLTAAKRMLRGLIGIDSEAGPTEIAILADETADPVHVAADLISQAEHDPLAASVLVTTSEELADAVDKELVGRVSATKHTERVTEALGGKQSGVILVSTVDDGLTVVDAYAAEHLEIQTANAREVAARVRNAGAIFVGAYAPVSLGDYCAGSNHVLPTGGFARHSSGLSVQSFLKGIHVVDYSEDALREVAGRVVALANAEDLPAHGEAVTARFAGEAR; from the coding sequence ATGCTGAACCGCACCGACCTGCGTGGGCAGGTCCCGACCGCCGCCGAACTGCGCGCCACCCTCCCGCGTGCCGAATACGACGTGGACGCGGCGCTGCATCAGGTGCGGCCGGTGGTCGAGGCGGTCCGCGACCGCGGTGTCGAAGCCGTCCTGGAGTACACCGAGAAGTTCGACAAGGTCCGGCCGGTGAGCGTGCGCGTGCCGCGCGAGCGGCTCACCCAGGCCCTCGCCCAGCTCGACCCGGCCGTGCGCGCCGCGCTGGAGGAGTCGATCACCCGCGCCCGCAAGGTGCACGAGGGGCAGCGCCGCACCGACGTCACGACCACGGTCGTCGACGGCGGCACGGTCACCGAGAAGTGGGTCCCGGTCGAGCGCGTCGGGCTGTACGCGCCGGGTGGGCTCGCGGTGTACCCGTCGACCGTGGTGATGAACGTCGTCCCGGCGCAGATCGCCGGCGTCGGCTCGCTGGTCGTCTGCTCACCGCCGCAGGCCGGGTTCGCCGGCCTGCCGCACCCGACCATCCTCGCCGCGGCCGAGCTGCTCGGCGTCGACGAGGTCTGGGCGGTCGGTGGCGCGCAGGCCGTCGCGCTGCTGGCCTACGGCGGCACGGACACCGACGGCACCGAGCTGACCCCGGTCGACGTCGTCACCGGCCCGGGCAACATCTACCTGACCGCGGCGAAGCGGATGCTGCGCGGCCTGATCGGCATCGACTCCGAAGCCGGCCCGACCGAGATCGCCATCCTCGCCGACGAAACGGCCGACCCGGTGCACGTCGCCGCCGACCTGATCAGCCAGGCCGAGCACGACCCGCTCGCCGCGAGCGTCCTGGTGACGACGTCGGAGGAGCTGGCCGACGCCGTCGACAAGGAGCTGGTGGGGCGCGTCTCGGCGACCAAGCACACCGAGCGCGTCACCGAAGCGTTGGGCGGCAAGCAGTCCGGTGTCATCTTGGTGTCCACTGTGGACGACGGCCTGACCGTGGTCGACGCCTACGCCGCCGAGCACCTCGAGATCCAGACGGCGAACGCGCGCGAGGTCGCCGCCCGCGTCCGCAACGCCGGCGCGATCTTCGTCGGCGCGTACGCCCCGGTCTCGCTCGGCGACTACTGCGCCGGCTCCAACCACGTGCTGCCCACCGGCGGGTTCGCCCGCCACTCCTCGGGCCTGTCCGTGCAGAGCTTCCTCAAGGGCATCCACGTCGTGGACTACTCCGAGGACGCCCTGCGCGAGGTCGCCGGCCGCGTCGTCGCGCTGGCGAACGCCGAGGACCTGCCGGCGCACGGCGAAGCCGTCACGGCCCGATTCGCGGGGGAGGCCCGATGA
- a CDS encoding type VII secretion protein EccE, with amino-acid sequence MSVGTAESAVRPAPPRPARAPLPWLLPIRPLQAAVWEVAAIAALLAWTVGGLAQPVRIGVSAAAGLVVLLTSVRFAGRHPAGWTLTWIAYRLRRHDTRHDSPDPLMRVAGPVKVRQHVDRAGNRFGVAEVDGGWSALVRLTPGSGSPSSAALVDILRAAYRRTDVPLASAQLLTWAVPRGDQVLRVRWLAVRYRPDLAPIAALARGGGDLGALRSTASAALSLMGELAEAGYPSTVLEAGELGQELRVALGVQGPSAAQADHWRAWTWGEASQMCFMPRSVRTLDVSVPEAAFTATSYTLRRTAAGKEHEELTIRVGGRPGKPVPSPGHSAVPLHGRHGAGVRRTLPLALDS; translated from the coding sequence GTGTCCGTCGGAACCGCTGAATCCGCCGTCCGCCCGGCGCCGCCGCGACCCGCTCGCGCGCCGCTGCCCTGGCTGCTGCCGATCCGGCCGCTGCAGGCCGCGGTGTGGGAGGTCGCGGCCATCGCCGCGCTGCTCGCGTGGACCGTCGGCGGCCTCGCGCAGCCCGTCCGGATCGGCGTCAGCGCCGCCGCCGGGCTGGTGGTGCTGCTGACGTCGGTGCGGTTCGCCGGCCGGCACCCGGCCGGCTGGACGCTGACGTGGATCGCCTACCGCTTGCGACGGCACGACACCCGCCACGACAGCCCGGACCCTCTGATGCGCGTGGCCGGACCGGTGAAGGTGCGCCAGCACGTCGACCGCGCGGGCAACCGCTTCGGCGTCGCCGAGGTCGACGGCGGGTGGAGCGCGCTGGTGCGCCTCACGCCCGGGTCGGGCTCGCCCTCGTCCGCGGCGCTGGTGGACATCCTGCGCGCGGCCTACCGCCGCACCGACGTCCCGCTGGCGTCGGCGCAGCTGCTGACGTGGGCGGTCCCGCGCGGCGACCAGGTGCTGCGCGTGCGCTGGCTGGCCGTGCGCTACCGCCCGGACCTCGCGCCGATCGCGGCGCTGGCCCGCGGCGGCGGCGACCTCGGCGCGTTGCGCAGCACGGCGTCGGCGGCGCTGAGCCTGATGGGCGAGCTGGCCGAGGCCGGCTACCCGAGCACGGTGCTGGAGGCGGGCGAGCTGGGCCAGGAGCTGCGGGTGGCGCTGGGCGTCCAGGGGCCGTCCGCCGCGCAGGCCGACCACTGGCGAGCGTGGACGTGGGGCGAAGCGAGCCAGATGTGCTTCATGCCGCGTTCGGTGCGGACGCTGGACGTCTCGGTCCCGGAGGCGGCCTTCACGGCGACGTCGTACACGCTGCGCCGCACGGCGGCGGGCAAGGAACACGAGGAGCTGACGATCCGGGTGGGCGGCCGTCCCGGCAAGCCGGTGCCGTCGCCGGGCCACTCGGCCGTCCCGCTGCACGGCCGGCACGGCGCCGGAGTCCGCCGGACGCTCCCGCTGGCGCTGGACTCCTGA